The following are from one region of the Anolis carolinensis isolate JA03-04 unplaced genomic scaffold, rAnoCar3.1.pri scaffold_15, whole genome shotgun sequence genome:
- the LOC103282722 gene encoding kelch-like protein 2 has translation MSSSHRKGQPVMLKPRPLGLKEGLAEMYQEGLLCDVFLVADGQRFPCHRALLAAISPYFQDIFINSWKESDGKEVLLQDVTPPVVQNILKYIYTEELVLTPELAPFLFAGASKLQIPPMQNLCCRFLITHISVQNCFEMYSLARAHENSDLLQATVQFLIRNFNEVFEEEGFLQLEFATLVAMISSGNLAATSELQVYQAVRRWVQGQPRVRGPLLGQLMQHVRFPLLSPTEQEELQTDLEARKDLKLEWKLLDGEERLSQSKGLRRGMYKPYIACVDTQLCEFQSLEADEAHMACYNVSAELWERLPGLQSLTHASCTSAGDTIYVSGGVYRSSYSSAVHEFSSFRSQWCPLPPMAVARAAHGFLCHNQKLYVLGGWRKYHSFLNSTESLDLATGKWTAIARLPFPLSHSASSVFRDKLYLLGGARDITSGWLFHRGILIYTISSDEWTQVPLSTGFLAAGAVAGDHGIYVIGGYSEKKNWAEENQVENRRSSRRCFFVNEAGRVSRSFAIPKLPRGIANAGVVYCGRRIYVLGGEDLTQRYKAVYRWEPGEPRWHRGAKEIPVPREGMSSFACALLLRPKPRFAQLFQVSALVPVAAASK, from the exons ATGAGCTCCAGCCACAGGAAGGGCCAGCCGGTGATGCTCAAGCCCAGGCCTCTTGGCCTGAAAGAAG GTCTAGCAGAAATGTACCAGGAAGGGCTGCTCTGTGACGTCTTCCTCGTCGCGGACGGACAGAGGTTCCCTTGCCACAG AGCCCTGCTGGCGGCCATCAGCCCCTACTTTCAGGATATTTTCATCAACAGCTGGAAAGAGTCGGACGGGAAAGAGGTCCTGCTTCAGGACGTGACGCCGCCCGTCGTCCAGAACATCCTGAAATACATCTACACGGAAGAATTGGTACTCACGCCTGAGCTGGCCCCATTCCTGTTCGCGGGAGCCAGCAAGCTGCAGATTCCCCCCATGCAGAACCTCTGCTGCAG GTTCCTCATCACACACATCTCGGTGCAGAACTGCTTCGAGATGTACTCCTTGGCCCGTGCCCACGAGAACAGCGATTTGCTTCAGGCCACCGTCCAGTTCCTCATCCGCAATTTCAACGAGGTCTTTGAGGAAGAGGGTTTCCTCCAGCTGGAATTCGCCACGCTGGTGGCCATGATCTCCTCCGGCAACTTGGCAGCCACGTCGGAGCTCCAGGTCTACCAGGCCGTGCGGCGGTGGGTGCAGGGGCAACCTCGTGTACGGGGCCCACTGCTCGGCCAACTGATGCAACACGTGCGCTTCCCGCTCCTGAGCCCCACCGAGCAAGAGGAGCTCCAGACGGACTTGGAGGCCCGGAAGGACCTCAAACTGGAGTGGAAACTCCTGGATGGCGAGGAGAGGCTGAGTCAGAGCAAGGGGCTGCGGCGGGGCATGTACAAGCCGTACATCGCTTGCGTTGACACCCAGTTGTGCGAGTTCCAAAGCTTGGAGGCCGACGAGGCGCACATGGCCTGCTACAATGTGTCGGCCGAGCTGTGGGAGAGGCTCCCCGGCCTGCAGTCCTTGACGCACGCTTCCTGCACCTCTGCCGGGGACACAATCTACGTCTCGGGGGGCGTTTACCGCAGCTCTTATTCCTCCGCCGTGCACGAGTTCAGCTCCTTCCGAAGCCAGTGGTGTCCGCTTCCTCCCATGGCCGTGGCGAGAGCGGCGCACGGCTTCCTCTGCCACAACCAGAAGCTGTACGTCCTAGGCGGCTGGCGCAAGTACCACAGCTTCCTCAACTCCACGGAGAGCCTGGACTTGGCCACGGGAAAGTGGACTGCGATTGCGCGACTCCCCTTCCCGCTGAGCCACTCGGCGTCGAGCGTCTTCCGAGACAAGTTGTACCTGCTGGGCGGCGCACGGGACATCACGTCCGGGTGGTTGTTCCACCGCGGGATCCTGATCTACACGATCAGCTCTGACGAGTGGACTCAGGTGCCTCTCTCGACTGGCTTCCTTGCCGCGGGAGCTGTGGCCGGGGACCACGGGATCTACGTGATTGGGGGATACTCGGAGAAGAAGAACTGGGCGGAAGAGAACCAGGTGGAGAACCGCCGCAGCAGCCGCCGGTGTTTCTTCGTCAACGAAGCGGGCCGGGTGAGCCGCAGCTTCGCCATCCCGAAACTTCCCCGCGGGATCGCCAACGCAGGGGTCGTTTACTGCGGCAGAAGGATCTACGTGCTTGGCGGGGAGGATCTGACCCAACGCTACAAGGCCGTTTACCGCTGGGAACCCGGCGAACCTCGCTGGCATCGGGGCGCGAAGGAAATCCCGGTTCCCCGGGAGGGCATGAGCTCGTTCGCATGTGCGCTCCTCTTGCGGCCCAAGCCACGCTTCGCGCAGCTTTTCCAAGTCTCTGCTCTCGTTCCGGTAGCAGCTGCCTCCAAGTAG
- the LOC134294534 gene encoding kelch-like protein 28 translates to MSSPLVVDEDLMGEEPKPLDHYIRKGLQQLHQEQLLCDTTIVVNSERFPCHRMLLAAINPYFRAMFSNSFRESQDGEVLLQDIDPTVVQAVVNYYYTEEIALTPETAEDLFVAASRLQILPLLESCSRFLLDHLSPENCLRLYELGYAHNDPALFQEAKSLVNLHFRRLSQEDKSFLNLNPSTLTSILSSDSLAIASELPVYRAVRRWVTAQNAVRFPLLGHLMTCVRLPLLTPEELREVQVELAGCRELRLRWRRLNRQERLRQSGGLRRGMYATCIVCVDLYNMDGPDLKTKDFQVGCYDPQMETWEKLPLLKCLYCARCVALGDKLYVTGGVHTDDTYSDTFHEYNPLRGRWTQLPSMSVARASHGFLACNQKLFAIGGWRKYEEYLDTAECFDLETRSWSPIARLPFALSHFASAVLKNKLYLIGGVTNSVGSWFASRKVLIYEIGIDIWVQVFLENECYWSGAVAMSNGIYVIGGYYRSRSRHHSERWPDSGNIHCTRKCFFLGRDGKVDKSVPVPKLPFELAGAAVVRWKHRIYVLGGENTYLYNNLEGENYEEYYNTILYWEPGTPKWIQSQERLPFTSWGLSGFGCTAMKMPKKPILDLFRKTSVALTAIEMASSS, encoded by the exons ATGAGTTCGCCACTGGTCGTAGATGAAGATCTCATGGGAGAGGAGCCCAAACCTCTGGATCACTATATACGGAAGG GGCTACAGCAGTTGCACCAAGAACAACTTCTTTGCGATACAACCATTGTGGTCAACAGCGAACGCTTCCCTTGCCACAG GATGCTCCTGGCCGCCATCAACCCCTACTTCCGGGCCATGTTTTCCAACTCCTTCCGGGAATCTCAAGATGGGGAGGTTCTGCTGCAGGACATAGACCCCACCGTCGTCCAAGCGGTGGTCAATTATTACTACACGGAGGAGATTGCCCTCACCCCGGAGACGGCCGAAGACCTGTTTGTGGCGGCCAGCAGGCTCCAGATCCTCCCACTGCTAGAGAGTTGCTCCAG GTTCCTCTTGGACCACCTTTCCCCGGAGAACTGCCTCCGCCTCTACGAACTGGGCTACGCGCACAACGACCCGGCTCTCTTCCAAGAAGCCAAGAGCCTGGTCAACCTGCACTTCCGCCGCCTCTCCCAGGAGGACAAGAGCTTCCTCAACTTGAACCCCAGCACCTTGACGAGCATCCTGTCCTCCGACAGCTTGGCCATTGCTTCCGAGCTTCCCGTCTATCGCGCAGTGCGGCGCTGGGTGACGGCCCAGAACGCCGTCCGCTTCCCGTTGCTCGGGCATCTGATGACCTGCGTCCGGCTCCCGCTCCTGACCCCGGAGGAGCTGCGGGAGGTCCAGGTCGAGCTGGCCGGCTGCCGGGAGCTCCGCTTGCGCTGGCGCCGCCTCAACCGGCAGGAGCGGCTCCGGCAAAGCGGGGGTCTGCGGCGGGGGATGTACGCCACTTGCATCGTCTGCGTGGACCTCTACAACATGGACGGCCCCGACTTGAAGACCAAGGACTTCCAGGTGGGCTGCTACGACCCGCAAATGGAGACGTGGGAGAAGCTGCCGCTGCTAAAGTGCCTGTACTGCGCCCGCTGCGTGGCCCTGGGCGACAAGTTGTACGTCACGGGCGGCGTGCACACGGACGACACGTATTCCGATACGTTCCACGAATACAACCCGCTGCGGGGCCGCTGGACTCAGCTGCCTTCCATGTCCGTGGCCCGAGCGTCCCATGGCTTCCTGGCCTGCAACCAGAAGCTCTTTGCGATAGGAGGTTGGCGCAAATACGAAGAATACCTGGACACGGCCGAGTGCTTCGACTTGGAGACGCGGTCCTGGTCTCCCATCGCCCGGTTGCCTTTCGCCCTCAGCCACTTCGCCTCCGCCGTCCTGAAGAACAAGCTCTACCTCATCGGCGGGGTCACCAACTCGGTCGGTTCCTGGTTCGCGTCCCGGAAGGTCCTGATCTACGAAATCGGCATCGACATCTGGGTCCAAGTCTTCCTGGAGAACGAGTGCTACTGGTCCGGCGCCGTGGCCATGAGCAACGGGATCTACGTCATCGGCGGCTATTACCGGAGCCGGAGCCGGCACCACAGCGAGCGGTGGCCCGATTCCGGGAACATCCACTGCACCCGGAAGTGCTTCTTCCTGGGCAGAGACGGCAAGGTGGACAAGAGTGTGCCCGTCCCCAAGCTGCCGTTCGAGCTGGCCGGAGCGGCCGTGGTGCGCTGGAAGCACCGCATCTACGTGCTCGGCGGAGAGAACACCTATTTATATAATAACTTAGAAGGAGAGAACTACGAGGAATATTACAACACTATTTTGTACTGGGAACCGGGGACCCCGAAGTGGATCCAGAGCCAGGAGAGGCTTCCGTTCACCAGCTGGGGGCTCAGCGGCTTCGGCTGCACCGCCATGAAGATGCCCAAGAAGCCCATCCTGGACCTCTTCCGGAAGACGTCCGTCGCCCTGACCGCCATCGAAATGGCGAGCTCCTCCTAG
- the LOC134294504 gene encoding uncharacterized protein LOC134294504 yields the protein MKPQCLLLVILLVLPTRASSCVTRWFDRDDPSGVGDFETTVDLRKEYPGQICSNPIEIEAQTVDGIPAGNTGQIFNPFNAAEGFACVNAAQKTGSCRDYRVRFTCPPEFCSGCTTRWFDRDDPSGVGDFETTVDLKKEYPGQICSDPIGIEAQTVDGIPAGNTGQIFNPFNAAEGFACVNAAQKTGSCRDYRVRFTCPPEFCSGCTTRWFDRDDPSGKGDYELTADLRKEYPNGICAEPVAISVQTLDGTPASQTGQTFAVFDATEGFACVNQDQVSEGKSCRDYKVRFSCPKSFC from the exons ATGAAGCCTCAATGTTTG CTTCTCGTGATCCTTCTCGTCCTTCCAACAAGGG CTTCTTCTTGCGTGACCCGTTGGTTCGATCGGGACGACCCGTCAGGAGTGGGAGACTTCGAAACCACTGTCGACTTGAGGAAGGAGTATCCCGGGCAGATTTGCTCAAATCCCATTGAGATCGAAGCCCAGACCGTGGACGGGATCCCCGCAGGAAACACAGGACAGATATTTAATCC GTTCAACGCCGCGGAAGGATTCGCTTGTGTCAACGCGGCGCAGAAAACCGGTTCCTGCCGGGATTACAGAGTCCGCTTCACCTGCCCTCCGGAGTTCTGCTCAG gATGCACAACACGTTGGTTCGACCGGGACGACCCGTCAGGAGTGGGAGACTTCGAAACCACCGTCGACTTGAAGAAGGAGTATCCCGGGCAGATTTGCTCGGATCCCATTGGGATCGAAGCCCAGACCGTGGACGGGATCCCCGCAGGAAACACAGGACAGATATTTAATCC GTTCAACGCCGCGGAAGGATTCGCTTGTGTCAACGCGGCGCAGAAAACCGGTTCCTGCCGGGATTACAGAGTCCGCTTCACCTGCCCTCCGGAGTTCTGCTCAG gATGCACAACACGTTGGTTCGACCGGGACGACCCGTCGGGGAAGGGAGACTACGAACTCACCGCCGATCTCAGGAAAGAATATCCGAACGGGATCTGCGCCGAACCCGTAGCCATCAGTGTCCAGACGCTGGACGGGACTCCGGCCTCCCAGACTGGACAGACGTTTGCTGT GTTCGACGCCACGGAAGGCTTTGCCTGCGTCAACCAGGACCAGGTGTCGGAGGGAAAGTCCTGCCGGGACTACAAGGTCCGGTTCAGCTGCCCCAAGAGCTTCTGCTGA